Proteins from a single region of Roseateles sp. XES5:
- a CDS encoding YeaH/YhbH family protein yields the protein MPNFIDRRLNPKDRSLGNRQRFIKRVHDELKRSINDRVKSDRIADVDAAHGVPVPKRGADEPSFRNASASGERQYVLPGNEHFSAGDRIGKPDSGSGSGRGSGRGPGQGEGEDDFLFVLSRDEVLDLFFEDLELPDMVKLNLKETVTYKAHRVGFTTSGTPSNINVGRTMRNSFGRRIALHRPSERECQALADEIALLETDVELSAPARRRLTALRAELEILQKRRKRIAYVDPVDVRFNRFERQPLPNANAVMFCLMDVSASMGEREKDLAKRFFVLLHLFLKRRYERIDIIFIRHTDEAREVDEETFFFSKQSGGTVVSTALEEMQRIILDRYPSNLWNIYAAQASDGDNATGDSERCAQLLRDELMKLCQYYAYVEIIDERESEIFGATDNGTALWRAYRVVDGAIANFQMTRIARPADIYPVFRKLFARHKAAWPGR from the coding sequence ATGCCGAACTTCATCGATCGCCGGCTGAACCCCAAGGATCGCAGCCTCGGCAACAGGCAGCGCTTCATCAAGCGCGTGCATGACGAGCTGAAGCGCTCGATCAATGACCGGGTCAAATCCGACAGGATCGCCGACGTCGATGCCGCCCATGGCGTGCCGGTGCCGAAACGTGGTGCGGACGAACCGAGCTTCCGCAACGCCTCCGCCAGCGGCGAACGACAATATGTGTTGCCCGGCAACGAGCATTTTTCGGCCGGCGACCGGATCGGCAAGCCCGACAGCGGCAGCGGCAGCGGAAGGGGCAGCGGCCGCGGCCCGGGGCAGGGCGAAGGCGAAGACGACTTCCTGTTCGTGCTTTCGCGCGACGAGGTACTCGATCTCTTCTTCGAGGATCTCGAGCTTCCCGACATGGTGAAGCTCAATCTCAAGGAGACCGTGACCTACAAGGCCCATCGTGTCGGCTTCACGACATCGGGAACGCCGAGCAACATCAATGTCGGGCGCACGATGCGCAACAGTTTCGGGCGTCGCATTGCGCTGCACCGCCCGAGCGAGCGGGAGTGCCAGGCCCTCGCCGACGAGATCGCCTTGCTGGAGACGGACGTTGAGCTTTCCGCGCCGGCGCGCCGGCGGCTTACCGCGCTGCGCGCCGAACTGGAGATTTTGCAGAAGCGGCGCAAGCGCATCGCCTATGTCGACCCCGTCGACGTTCGCTTCAACCGCTTCGAACGCCAGCCGCTTCCCAATGCCAATGCGGTGATGTTCTGCCTGATGGATGTCTCGGCCTCGATGGGCGAACGGGAGAAGGATCTGGCGAAACGCTTCTTCGTGCTCCTGCACCTCTTCCTGAAACGGCGCTACGAGCGCATCGACATCATCTTCATCCGCCATACTGACGAGGCGCGGGAGGTGGACGAGGAGACCTTCTTCTTCAGCAAGCAGAGTGGCGGCACGGTCGTCTCCACCGCGCTGGAGGAAATGCAGCGCATCATCCTTGATCGCTATCCCTCGAACCTCTGGAATATCTACGCCGCGCAGGCCTCCGACGGCGACAATGCGACGGGCGATTCCGAACGCTGCGCGCAGCTTTTGCGCGACGAACTGATGAAGCTCTGCCAGTACTACGCCTATGTCGAAATCATCGACGAGCGGGAAAGCGAGATCTTCGGCGCGACGGACAACGGCACGGCGCTCTGGCGGGCCTATCGCGTCGTCGATGGCGCGATTGCAAATTTCCAGATGACCCGCATCGCAAGGCCGGCGGATATCTACCCGGTGTTCCGAAAACTCTTTGCCCGGCACAAGGCCGCCTGGCCCGGCCGGTGA
- a CDS encoding PrkA family serine protein kinase: MRTDGSDVFDLFSKAYASEARETLSLQEYLLGCRDNAGMYATAPERMIAAIGGAKLVDTSTDERLGRVFANRTIKLYPSFADFFGMEDTIERIVGYFRYAAQGLEERKQILYLLGPVGGGKSSLAERLKKLMEEQPIYVLAIDGKISPVFESPLGLFSRERMGDLLEEKYGIAKRRLTGLISPWATKRLDEIGGDISKFKVVKRYPSVLRQVGVAKTEPGDENNQDISSLVGKVDIRKLETYAQDDPDAYSYSGGLCLANQGLLEFVEMFKAPIKVLHPLLTATQEGNFKGTEGFGAIPFDGVVLAHSNESEWKAFRNNKNNEAFLDRIYIVKVPYCLRVSEEVKIYEKLIRESELSDSPCAPEVLENLSRFTVATRLTPHENSPTYTKMRVYDGENLKDTDPKAKSLQEYRDAGGVDEGMNGISTRFAFKVLSETFNYDTKEVAADPVHLMYILEQAIRREQFPKEVEANYIDFIRSEIAPRYAEFIGKEIQTAYLESYSEYGQNIFDRYVTYADYWIQDQEYRDTDTGEVFDRSALNAELEKIEKPAGISNPKDFRNEIVNFVLRARANNQGKNPTWTSYEKLRTVIEKKMFSNTEELLPVISFGSKKDSATEKQHADFVARMTERGYTVRQVRRLVDWYMRVNKAG; this comes from the coding sequence ATGCGAACCGACGGCAGTGACGTTTTCGACCTGTTTTCAAAGGCCTACGCTAGTGAAGCGCGCGAGACGCTGAGCCTGCAGGAGTACCTCCTCGGGTGCCGCGACAATGCGGGCATGTATGCGACGGCGCCCGAGCGCATGATCGCGGCGATCGGTGGGGCGAAGCTGGTCGATACCAGCACGGACGAACGCCTTGGGCGCGTCTTCGCCAACCGTACGATCAAGCTCTATCCCTCCTTCGCCGATTTCTTCGGCATGGAGGATACGATCGAGCGGATTGTCGGTTATTTCCGCTACGCGGCGCAGGGCCTCGAAGAGCGCAAGCAAATCCTCTATCTCCTCGGGCCGGTCGGCGGTGGCAAGTCCTCGCTTGCCGAGCGGCTGAAGAAGCTGATGGAGGAGCAGCCGATCTATGTGCTCGCCATCGATGGCAAGATCAGTCCGGTCTTCGAATCTCCCCTCGGCCTCTTCAGTCGCGAGCGCATGGGCGACCTGCTGGAGGAAAAATACGGCATCGCCAAGCGGCGTCTGACCGGCCTCATATCGCCCTGGGCGACCAAGCGGCTCGATGAGATCGGCGGCGACATTTCGAAATTCAAGGTGGTCAAGCGCTACCCCAGCGTGCTGCGCCAGGTGGGTGTGGCCAAGACCGAGCCCGGCGACGAGAACAACCAGGACATCTCCAGCCTGGTGGGCAAGGTGGACATCCGCAAGCTCGAGACCTATGCCCAGGACGACCCCGATGCCTACAGCTACTCCGGCGGCCTGTGCCTGGCCAACCAGGGCCTGCTGGAGTTCGTCGAGATGTTCAAGGCGCCTATCAAGGTGCTGCATCCGCTGCTGACCGCCACGCAGGAAGGCAACTTCAAGGGCACCGAGGGCTTTGGCGCCATCCCCTTCGATGGCGTGGTGCTGGCCCACAGCAACGAGAGCGAGTGGAAGGCCTTCCGCAACAACAAGAACAACGAAGCCTTCCTGGACCGCATCTACATCGTCAAGGTGCCCTACTGCCTGCGCGTCAGCGAGGAAGTGAAGATCTACGAGAAGCTGATCCGCGAGAGCGAGCTGTCCGACAGCCCCTGCGCGCCCGAAGTTCTGGAAAACCTGAGCCGCTTTACGGTCGCCACGCGCCTGACGCCGCATGAGAATTCGCCGACCTATACCAAGATGCGCGTCTACGACGGCGAGAACCTGAAGGACACCGACCCCAAGGCGAAGTCCCTGCAGGAATACCGCGATGCGGGCGGCGTCGATGAGGGCATGAACGGCATCAGCACGCGCTTTGCCTTCAAGGTGCTGTCGGAGACGTTCAACTACGACACGAAGGAAGTGGCCGCCGATCCGGTCCACCTCATGTATATCCTAGAACAGGCCATCCGCCGCGAGCAGTTCCCCAAGGAGGTCGAGGCGAACTATATCGATTTCATCCGCTCGGAAATCGCCCCGCGCTATGCCGAGTTCATCGGCAAGGAAATCCAGACGGCCTATCTGGAGAGCTACAGCGAGTACGGCCAGAACATCTTCGATCGCTACGTCACCTACGCCGACTACTGGATCCAGGATCAGGAGTACCGCGACACCGACACCGGTGAGGTCTTCGACCGCTCGGCCCTGAACGCCGAGCTGGAGAAGATCGAGAAGCCCGCGGGCATCTCCAACCCCAAGGACTTCCGCAACGAGATCGTCAACTTCGTGCTGCGTGCGCGCGCCAACAACCAGGGCAAGAACCCCACCTGGACCAGCTACGAGAAGCTGCGCACGGTGATCGAGAAGAAGATGTTCTCCAACACCGAGGAGCTGCTGCCCGTCATCAGCTTCGGCTCGAAGAAGGACAGCGCCACGGAGAAGCAGCATGCCGACTTCGTCGCGCGCATGACCGAGCGGGGCTATACCGTGCGGCAGGTGCGGCGGCTGGTCGACTGGTATATGCGCGTCAACAAGGCCGGCTGA
- a CDS encoding PepSY domain-containing protein, which yields MEMRTAIVAGVLALSLTPAMAEDAKPRAEDGRKPSEILAAVEGRPDFLRLVHMSWNERGYYEIEYRTRDKAKVEINIDPKSGKPVDQE from the coding sequence ATGGAAATGCGGACCGCAATTGTCGCTGGCGTTCTCGCCCTCTCGCTGACGCCGGCAATGGCTGAGGACGCAAAACCGCGCGCCGAGGATGGCAGGAAGCCATCCGAGATATTGGCGGCGGTGGAGGGGCGCCCCGACTTCCTGCGGCTTGTCCATATGTCGTGGAATGAGCGCGGCTACTACGAGATCGAGTATCGCACGCGCGACAAGGCGAAGGTCGAGATCAACATCGATCCGAAGAGTGGCAAGCCGGTCGACCAGGAATAG
- a CDS encoding putative bifunctional diguanylate cyclase/phosphodiesterase: MMHVLAETAAATTRPPLSQEQLRHLYKQNSEDSRKSATRSGLWIAVAAYLAYSFTDYLFIGDVVQYTMAGRGAVGVSALCMLELLLYRKAKADAVDIAAAVSVLAAYLVWLLTAQMTSIKEAFSYYMVFGAIFMMSVNLFFSFRFPVALAASATNMLIFIGALALFAPMLLLHKLILGAFCISCFVFTSYVNLQLNRERYKVFLNAFEASLQQAAAEERGKALLHLSNTDPLTGLKNRRAIDELLQDHWQRWHDHRIPFAVLLIDVDYFKHYNDGYGHLEGDRCLIAVSHLLRRVASASGSIIGRYGGEEFIVITPLQTLERATEVAGTMCAAVRALAWPHEHRRDGTTVITVSVGVSYTRDATKQVEKVIYEADRALYAAKAAGRNTLLVFDPESAQFADDSEDIAATLKIALQQDLVSLVYQPIRNVQTGKMDAVEALMRLRMLDGTPVSPAKFIPVAERTGSIIELGRWAIRTVCQSLLATDLVPVASVNVSPIELKKSGFAHYVEATLEEFSLTGGRLALEITEGAEMEIDQDVVRCISDLRSLGVQVWLDDFGTGFAGLSWLRLIEFDTVKIDRSFLHDCGTEKGKRMLLDIIGLLRNRGVKILVEGVETIEHQRLMQQYGINQLQGYYVGMPVPAAQLEASNVLQFNMINNGDQKRLFRNGQ; encoded by the coding sequence ATGATGCACGTGTTAGCCGAAACCGCAGCCGCCACCACGCGGCCCCCGCTTTCGCAAGAACAGTTGCGTCATCTGTACAAGCAGAACAGCGAGGACAGCCGAAAGAGCGCCACGCGCAGCGGCCTCTGGATCGCAGTCGCTGCCTACCTTGCCTACTCGTTCACGGACTATCTGTTTATCGGCGATGTGGTCCAGTACACGATGGCCGGCCGGGGCGCGGTGGGCGTGAGCGCGCTGTGCATGCTGGAGCTCCTGCTCTACCGCAAGGCAAAGGCCGATGCGGTCGATATTGCGGCGGCGGTGTCCGTTCTCGCAGCCTATCTCGTGTGGCTGCTCACCGCCCAGATGACCTCGATCAAGGAGGCGTTTTCATACTATATGGTTTTTGGCGCGATCTTCATGATGAGCGTCAATCTGTTCTTCAGTTTTCGCTTTCCGGTCGCTCTTGCGGCTTCCGCAACGAACATGCTCATCTTCATCGGCGCTCTCGCTTTGTTCGCGCCCATGCTGCTTCTTCACAAATTGATCCTCGGCGCATTCTGTATTTCGTGTTTTGTCTTTACGTCCTACGTGAACCTGCAGCTTAACAGGGAGCGCTACAAGGTTTTCCTCAACGCATTCGAAGCCAGCCTGCAGCAGGCTGCGGCGGAAGAGAGAGGCAAGGCCCTTCTGCACCTCTCGAATACCGACCCGTTGACCGGCCTCAAGAACAGACGGGCAATCGATGAACTTCTGCAGGACCACTGGCAGCGCTGGCACGATCACAGGATACCCTTTGCCGTGCTGCTCATCGACGTCGACTATTTCAAGCACTACAACGACGGCTATGGCCATCTGGAAGGGGACCGGTGCCTGATCGCGGTATCCCACCTTCTGCGGCGCGTCGCCTCTGCCTCCGGCTCGATCATTGGTCGGTACGGGGGAGAGGAGTTCATCGTCATCACGCCGTTGCAGACTTTGGAACGGGCCACCGAGGTGGCAGGTACCATGTGTGCCGCCGTCCGGGCATTGGCCTGGCCCCACGAGCACAGGCGGGACGGCACCACCGTCATCACGGTCAGTGTCGGCGTGTCCTATACGAGGGATGCGACCAAGCAGGTCGAAAAGGTCATCTATGAAGCAGACCGCGCGCTTTATGCCGCGAAGGCCGCCGGCCGCAACACCCTCCTGGTCTTCGATCCTGAAAGCGCGCAATTTGCCGATGACAGCGAGGACATAGCCGCGACCTTGAAGATCGCGCTTCAACAAGACCTTGTCTCCCTCGTCTATCAGCCGATCCGGAACGTCCAGACCGGCAAGATGGACGCGGTCGAAGCCTTGATGCGTTTGAGGATGCTGGACGGAACGCCCGTATCGCCAGCCAAGTTTATCCCGGTTGCGGAGAGGACAGGTTCTATCATCGAACTCGGCCGGTGGGCCATTCGCACGGTGTGCCAGAGCCTGCTGGCAACCGATCTGGTGCCGGTTGCCAGCGTCAACGTTTCACCCATCGAACTCAAGAAGTCGGGTTTCGCCCACTATGTCGAAGCCACATTGGAAGAATTCTCCCTGACCGGCGGGCGGCTTGCTCTCGAAATCACCGAGGGCGCCGAGATGGAAATCGACCAGGATGTCGTTCGTTGCATCAGCGACCTGAGAAGCCTGGGCGTTCAGGTCTGGCTCGACGATTTTGGAACCGGGTTCGCGGGGCTCTCGTGGCTTCGCCTGATCGAGTTCGACACCGTCAAGATCGATCGATCCTTTCTCCATGACTGCGGCACGGAGAAAGGCAAGAGGATGTTGCTCGACATCATCGGCCTGCTGCGCAATCGCGGCGTGAAGATTCTCGTCGAAGGCGTTGAAACAATTGAACATCAGCGGCTGATGCAGCAGTATGGCATCAACCAGCTTCAGGGATATTATGTGGGAATGCCGGTGCCGGCGGCCCAGCTCGAAGCGAGTAACGTGCTCCAGTTCAACATGATCAACAATGGCGATCAAAAACGTCTGTTCCGGAACGGGCAATAG
- a CDS encoding class I SAM-dependent methyltransferase, whose protein sequence is MAEPLFSLDGQSLITPYAVNNTLRPSPSPGNESDRLRTAEAEFAIVINIAMQRFDTGNNRPQTVRWLIDQLHDIRTKFGDAVWQQLIPLIQAHSSAKILQQCPFTRWSYEKPRGYSGDATLIDFIYGHPAVADDVARSTRLGLEIFECTINAPGPVAVRERRDILTRHVDETAIRAGSDAEILAIAAGHLREAETSVALAGGRLKRWVALDQDPQSIASILRQFEGTAVEPIDGSVRGLLMRKHRLGTFDLIYAAGLYDYLTDRVAIQLTRICLEMLKPGGVFLFANFSNEMADDGYMESYMNWELIQRSEADMWRIANESAAGNAFTKTIWFGANRNILYSTITKPA, encoded by the coding sequence ATGGCTGAACCCCTCTTTTCCCTCGATGGCCAAAGCCTGATCACACCCTACGCCGTCAACAACACGCTGCGCCCATCCCCGAGCCCGGGCAACGAGAGTGACCGCCTTCGAACGGCCGAGGCCGAGTTTGCGATCGTCATCAACATCGCAATGCAGCGCTTCGATACGGGAAACAACCGGCCGCAAACGGTCAGGTGGTTGATCGACCAGCTACATGACATAAGGACGAAATTCGGCGACGCCGTATGGCAGCAGCTCATCCCGCTCATTCAGGCCCATTCCTCGGCGAAGATTCTGCAGCAATGCCCGTTCACGCGCTGGTCCTATGAAAAACCGCGCGGTTATTCCGGCGATGCAACGCTCATCGACTTTATCTATGGCCATCCGGCTGTGGCGGACGACGTGGCCCGCTCCACCCGTCTCGGCCTGGAGATCTTCGAATGCACGATCAACGCGCCCGGCCCGGTGGCCGTAAGAGAACGTCGCGACATCCTGACCCGCCACGTCGATGAGACGGCCATTCGCGCAGGGTCGGACGCCGAGATATTGGCCATCGCCGCCGGCCACCTTCGCGAGGCGGAAACATCGGTCGCCCTGGCCGGAGGACGTCTCAAGCGCTGGGTTGCCCTTGACCAGGATCCCCAAAGTATCGCCTCGATCCTCAGGCAATTCGAGGGAACCGCTGTCGAGCCGATCGATGGCTCCGTCCGCGGCTTGCTTATGCGCAAGCATCGGCTCGGCACGTTCGATCTCATCTATGCGGCAGGCTTGTACGACTACCTGACGGACAGGGTGGCGATCCAGCTCACGCGGATCTGCCTGGAAATGCTGAAACCCGGTGGCGTCTTCCTCTTTGCGAACTTTTCCAACGAGATGGCCGACGACGGCTACATGGAATCCTATATGAACTGGGAGCTTATCCAGCGGTCCGAGGCCGACATGTGGCGGATTGCCAATGAAAGTGCGGCGGGAAACGCCTTCACCAAGACGATCTGGTTCGGCGCGAACCGCAACATCCTGTACAGCACCATAACGAAGCCGGCGTAA